One Plasmodium vinckei vinckei genome assembly, chromosome: PVVCY_09 genomic region harbors:
- a CDS encoding dynamin-like protein, putative — MESSIYVNLRKLISVIDELRDIGLQKYINLPRICVVGTQSSGKSSVLESIVGLDFLPRGEGVVTRRPIEFRLIHIKEDSEIKHWATFEDDKNKKFTDFNEVREHINSLTDQIAGTNKGIIDEPIILNIYSTGCPDLSLIDLPGITRVPLKNSDQTDDIERLTREMAFRYVKDPRTIILAVLPANADMSTSDALQIARKVDPKGLRTIGVITKIDLMDKGVDASKMLLNDEINLRLGYTGVINRSSADIKQGKTISQSLKDELKFFQNHPVYKKLPQSLYGTTSLTDKLTKVLLRHIKHFLPDIKIEINDRIRAINDKLFSLGTNVPLDATKKTQILWSMITDYCEIFKNTLKGKYDKRLQVFIENNDIICGLKVRQIFNELLDEYAGKNVTSELSDNDIDDAICMHEGDSLPGFPSPDTFEFLILPHLKKIHTPVFNCLDKVSQTLEILSQTIANRVLTRFPKLSEQVLDLSQSILIREKENTHTILENYIEAETNYLFTNDVSYLIEHGSIINMSEDEQNETGSPMQDYGNYQKNSNKKYPQNSFNSSHDNMNSSQNSATGQSKYYQNIINESEYLTGKAAKFVSGAQKSVMSMWNKDKKKTRYNSQFIQEIRRRLDSYFSIVLRNVRDSVPKIIGYFLIRRLQEKMQFELYSDLNSEQKLFELLNEPLHVLKEREHLNHQLEILKKANQVLLKDPSITSINIDLFDANYEQDLMEMQKNLKGQNTSSISNSSPAQSYKQNFSSSHTMSSSNDVHAASKRSQMMQPRNMSPPTISSHMSKHNPMMSSKMDPKGKHLFEKDPIKKKAPYNPLFD, encoded by the exons atggagtCAAGTATTTATGTTAATTTACGTAAACTTATTAGTGTGATTGATGAGCTTCGAGATATAGgcttacaaaaatatataaacctACCTCGTATATGTGTGGTTGGTACACAAAGTAGTGGAAAAAGTAGTGTTTTAGAATCAATTGTTGGTTTAGATTTTTTACCAAGAGGTGAAGGGGTTGTGACTAGACGTCCTATTGAATTTAGATTAATTCATATTAAAGAAGATAGTGAAATTAAACATTGGGCTACCTTTGAAGatgacaaaaataaaaaattcacaGATTTCAATGAAGTTAGAgaacatataaatagtttGACAGATCAAATTGCAGGAACAAATAAAGGTATCATCGATGAaccaattattttaaatatctATTCAACAGGTTGTCCTGATCTATCATTAATTGATTTGCCTGGTATTACTAGGGTtccattaaaaaattcggATCAAACAGATGATATTGAAAGATTGACAAGAGAAATGGCATTTAGATACGTTAAAGATCCTAGAACTATTATTCTTGCAGTTTTACCAGCTAATGCTGATATGTCAACTAGTGATGCATTACAAATAGCTAGAAAAGTCGATCCCAAAGGTTTAAGAACCATCGGTgttattacaaaaatagaTCTTATGGATAAAGGGGTCGATGCAAGTAAAATGCTACtaaatgatgaaataaatttaagaTTAGGTTATACAGGAGTTATAAATAGATCTAGTGCTGATATAAAACAAGGTAAAACTATTAGTCAATCATTAAAAGATGAATTAAAATTCTTTCAAAACCATcctgtatataaaaaattaccTCAATCATTATATGGTACTACTTCTTTAACTGACAAATTAACAAAAGTCCTGCTAAGACATATTAAACACTTTTTACCAGATATCAAAATAGAAATTAATGACAGAATCAGAGCAATTAATGATAAACTTTTCTCTTTAGGAACTAATGTACCATTAGATGCAACAAAAAAAACGCAAATACTTTGGTCAATGATTACAGATTATtgtgaaatatttaaaaatacattaaaaggaaaatatgataaaaggTTACAAGtttttattgaaaataatgacatTATTTGTGGTTTAAAGGTTAgacaaatatttaatgaattattaGATGAATATGCAGGCAAAAATGTAACTAGTGAATTAAGTGATAATGATATAGATGATGCTATTTGTATGCATGAAGGTGATAGTTTACCTGGATTTCCTTCACCAGATACATTTGAATTCTTAATCTTGccacatttaaaaaaaatacatacaCCTGTTTTTAATTGTCTAGATAAAGTTAGTCAAACTCTTGAAATTTTATCTCAAACAATTGCCAATCGTGTTCTAACAAGATTTCCAAAATTATCTGAACAAGTCTTAGATCTATCTCAATCCATACTAATTagagaaaaagaaaatacacATACCATTTTAGAAAACTATATAGAAGCAGAAACTAATTATCTATTTACAAACGACGtttcatatttaatagAACATGGAAGTATTATTAACATGAGTGAGgatgaacaaaatgaaacagGATCCCCTATGCAAGATTATGgtaattatcaaaaaaattcaaataaaaaatatccaCAAAATAGTTTTAATAGTAGCCATGATAATATGAATAGTTCACAAAATAGTGCAACAGGACAAagtaaatattatcaaaatataattaatgaatCTGAATATTTAACAGGCAAAGCAGCTAAATTTGTTTCAGGAGCACAAAAATCTGTTATGAGCATGTGgaataaagataaaaaaaaaacacgaTATAATTCACAATTTATACAAGAAATTCGAAGAAGATTAGATTCCTATTTTAGTATCGTTCTTAGAAATGTTAGAGATAGTGTACCTAAAATTATTGGATATTTCTTAATTAGAAGATTACAAGAAAAAATGCaatttgaattatattCAGATCTAAATAGtgaacaaaaattatttgaattacTAAATGAACCATTACATGTATTAAAAGAAAGAGAACATCTAAATCACCAATTAGAAATTCTTAAAAAAGCAAACCAAGTACTTTTAAAAGATCCTAGCATAACATCAATTAATATTGATCTTTTTGATGCTAACTATGAACAAGATCTCATGgaaatgcaaaaaaatcTTAAAGGACAAAACACTTCCTCTATCTCAAATAGTTCACCAGCTCAAtcttataaacaaaatttttcttcttctcACACTATGAGCTCAAGCAATGATGTCCACGCCGCTAG CAAACGATCACAAATGATGCAACCCAGAAACATGTCGCCCCCTACCATTAGCTCCCACATGTCAAAACACAATCCAATGATGAGCTCAAAAATGG ATCCAAAAGGAAaacatttatttgaaaaggatccaatcaaaaaaaaa GCCCCATATAATCCCTTGTTTGATTAA
- a CDS encoding ABC transporter B family member 3, putative — MKKIKNVYFLLLVFFTLLNKRNQIKCKQEKIVNVGNNKFIINHSNLPYNKKYFKIANKGKSCFESSRKRCVHKEREKAFFIKAHINKIKRYRLLYKNGKRNDKTFFENKQLRDRLKIWKLFYKNNGKNNGKMCRAYSSVSETTKEDNKLCKVGDNYNFVGSRFLLKFRRYILDDNMVNFIWICKNYLWEKKIFFSTIFTMLSSGVISIIIPRYDNILFSNLTNKVFDNFMFNLFNCVIIRVISLGLCMLRNSIFMRASCYSLKRVKNILFEIYINKEYEYFDKVDHNSVINRLTLEAYDFSNIIAYYINPFIRNFFSIVLNFSYLYYLNKSLTKTIFIFFCISSVLTIISYKLKRKGMTHINKEKNKNASISLESFKNINIIKLFSTESHEYNKYSMSLNNILNLQKKKEQFNLLHMLVSKLFVTTTYVFILLKGGSLLSQNKLDSKTFTSLFFYVNNIYSCIDILDYYIEICDIIDQNSGIIKMLSEYLQGEKNKNIESDTKMEKIERVDKTVTKENETNNSMSLCRDKNDDVVLEFKGVYFKYPSNMDNNNYVLKNINFKINKGTNNVILGKSGEGKSTILKLILNLYKSSKGKIYLYNKLLNNYTNREIFDKITYVEQNSKLLKKTIRENMTYGIKDNTNFDMLDLINISKCCTSHEFISRLRKRYETAISNTSELMTASQKQKICIARALIHFPKILLLDESTSAMESKNERAIFENIQKNEFFKNLSIIRITHKRANLDLAHNVFVLKDGYLKKQKHV, encoded by the exons atgaaaaaaatcaaaaatgtttatttccttttattagttttttttacattattaaataagaGAAATCAAATTAAATGCAAACAAGAAAAGATTGTAAATGTAgggaataataaatttataataaatcataGTAATCTAccttataataaaaaatattttaaaattgcaAATAAAGGAAAATCATGTTTTGAAAGCAGCAGAAAAAGGTGTGTACACAAAGAAAGAGAGAAagcatttttcattaaggcacatataaacaaaattaaaagatataggttgttatataaaaatggaaaaagaaatgatAAGACATTCTTTGAGAATAAACAATTGAGAGAtagattaaaaatatggaaattgttttataaaaataatgggaAAAATAATGGGAAAATGTGTAGAGCATATTCAAGTGTATCTGAGACAACTAAAGAGGATAACAAATTATGCAAAGTAGGAGacaattataattttgttggTTCTagatttttattaaaatttcgaagatatatattagaTGATAATATggtaaattttatatggatatgtaaaaattatctatgggaaaaaaaaatatttttttcaacaatATTTACAATGTTGAGTAGTGGGGTAATAAGTATAATTATTCCAAGATATGAcaacatattatttagtaatttaacaaataaagtatttgataattttatgtttaacTTATTTAATTGTGTAATTATAAGAGTTATAAGTTTGGGGTTGTGTATGTTGAGGAATAGTATATTTATGAGAGCTAGCTGCTATTCCTTAAAAAGagtgaaaaatattttatttgaaatatatataaataaagaatatgaatattttgataaagTAGATCATAATAGTGTTATAAATAGATTAACTTTAGAAGCTTAtgatttttcaaatattatagcatattatataaatccgTTTATacgtaattttttttctatagttttaaatttttcatatttatattatttaaataaaagtttaacaaaaacaatatttatttttttttgtatttcctCTGTTTTAACaattatatcatataaGCTTAAGAGGAAAGGGATGacacatataaataaagaaaagaatAAGAATGCTAGTATTTCTTTGGAgtcttttaaaaatattaacattataaaattattttctaccGAATCccatgaatataataaatattcaatgtctttaaataatattttaaaccttcagaaaaagaaagaacAATTTAATTTGTTGCATATGCTAGTTAGTAAACTGTTTGTAACTACAacatatgtttttattttactaaaGGGAGGTAGTTTACTTTCACAAAATAAGTTGGACAGTAAAACTTTtacttctttatttttttatgttaataatatttattcgtGTATAGACATTTTGGATTATTACATTGAGATATGTGATATCATTGATCAGAATAGTggaataattaaaatgcTAAGTGAATATCTACAAGGggagaaaaataaaaatattgaaagtGACactaaaatggaaaaaatagagAGAGTAGATAAAACAGTGACGAAggaaaatgaaacaaataatagtatGTCCTTATGTAGAGACAAAAATGATGATGTTGTATTAGAGTTTAAAGGTGTGTACTTTAAATATCCATCAAATatggataataataattatgtattgaaaaatataaatttcaaaataaataaaggaaCTAATAATGTTATATTAGGAAAAAGTGGAGAAGGAAAAtcaacaattttaaaattaattttaaatttatataaatcatcaaagggaaaaatatatttatataataaattattaaataattatactaATCGTGaaatatttgataaaataacTTATGTTGAACAGAATTCTAagctattaaaaaaaacaattagaGAAAATATGACATATGgaataaaagataatacaaattttgatatgcttgatttaataaatatttcaaaatgtTGTACTAGTCATGAATTTATAAGTAGACTACGAAAAAGATATGAGACAGCCATATCAAATACCTCAGAATTAATGACAGCATCTCAAAAGCAAAAGATATGTATAGCCCGAGCTTTGATACATTTTCCCAAA ATTTTGTTGCTGGACGAGTCCACGTCAGCTATGGAGAGCAAAAACGAGCGAGCCATTTTTGAGAACATTCAAAAAAACgagttttttaaaaatttgtcAATAATTCGTATTACCCATAAGCGAGCAAATTTAGATTTGGCACATAATGTGTTTGTTTTGAAAG ATGGatacttaaaaaaacaaaagcaTGTTTAG
- a CDS encoding bicoid-interacting protein BIN3, putative, giving the protein MAICIFEKVEKKKFKKILNCFKLSSEDILYSENCEKEENGKKRKICLHGNYQNYFFERYMNRKIICKEDKENNILSNELKKKIQVCEITECQNERKDKIDDYRLCNIDNLIKDIFKDKTILDIGCNYGIVTFLLSLKYKCKTVNGIDIDFNIINKNVSILKLFFDFILIYNKQKHMLPFLLNKHFLKTERDIFNEVYLLYEEITLKEVEKNEEKRSRHNLEVCQNEEKRSRDNLEVCQNEFPFNIYFSCSNIFDKCFENVQNKYDVIICFSVLKWIHLNYGDTKLILFFDLVYKLLKNGGYFILEYHREIKYKLKKNERIFFLKKKKELKMNYTNFDDIAQGFYNNVAKFVLINKTDFKADVKRDGRREDGKGKRDTGMFNRTICIYKKV; this is encoded by the coding sequence ATGGCTATTTgcatttttgaaaaagtagaaaaaaaaaaatttaagaaaatattaaattgcTTTAAGCTAAGTTCCGAGGATATACTATATAGCGAAAATTgtgaaaaagaagaaaatggGAAAAAGCGTAAAATTTGCTTACATGgaaattatcaaaattatttttttgaaagaTATATgaatagaaaaattatatgtaaagaagataaagaaaataatatattatcaaatgaattaaaaaaaaaaatacaagtGTGTGAAATAACGGAATGtcaaaatgaaagaaaagACAAAATTGATGATTATAGATTATGTAATATagataatttaattaaagaCATATTTAAGGATAAGACAATTTTAGATATAGGATGTAATTATGGAATagttacatttttattaagtttaaaatataaatgtaaaacAGTTAATGGGATAGATATcgattttaatataattaataaaaatgtatctATATTGAAATTGTTTTTTGatttcattttaatatataataagcaAAAGCATATGCTaccttttcttttaaataaacattttttaaaaacagagagggatatatttaatgagGTTTACCTTTTGTATGAAGAGATCACATTAAAGGAGGTTGAGAAAAATGAGGAAAAAAGGAGTAGACATAATTTGGAGGTTTGTCAAAATGAGGAAAAAAGGAGTAGAGACAATTTAGAGGTTTGTCAAAATGAGTTTCCctttaatatatacttttcaTGTTCCAACATTTTTGATAAATGTTTTGAAAATGTTcagaataaatatgatgtaattatttgtttttctgTTTTGAAATGGATACACTTAAATTATGGTGATACTaagttaattttattttttgatttagTTTATAAATTGCTGAAAAATGGTgggtattttattttagaGTATCAtagagaaataaaatataagttaaaaaaaaatgaaagaatattttttttaaaaaaaaaaaaagaacttaaaatgaattatacaaattttgATGATATTGCACAAGggttttataataatgttgCTAAATTTGTTTTGATAAATAAGACAGATTTTAAAGCGGATGTGAAAAGAGATGGGAGGAGAGAAGATGGAAAGGGGAAGAGAGACACTGGGATGTTTAATCGGACAATATGCATTTATAAAAAGGTGTGA